The following is a genomic window from Bacteroidia bacterium.
AGCCAGTCCACCGACTTTTATCGTGATTCGTGATTATGCGATCCACCTTTCCGGACAGTCCTTCAGGGGTGCCGTACATAATCAGTAGCGAGTCGGTACACGGTACCCATAGCATATCCGCCATACCGTCGTTGTTCACGTCCAGCAACGTGGTAAAGAAAGTGCCCAACCGATTTATATACGTGTCTCTTGAGTACCCCATGACGTCGTTCTCGAAAATCTGGTTCGCCCGTGAAGGATCAGGGTACTTGCCGGGTTGCCCGAAAGCGACACGAATTTTCGGTGGAAGCGATTGATTTAATCCAAGTTTCTCCTTCACTGCCAATTGAATATCAGCGCAACCATCACCGTTGATATCACCTACACCGATACTGTTGTAAGAACTCCACCAATGATCTGAAAGGTAGATGTATGAAATCGTGTCGGTATCATCGCCACGTGGATAATGCCAGACGAATATCGCACCAGTTGCTTGCGCCCGCAATGTATCGTACCACAATGATGATGCCATTATCAGTTCATCCCTGCCGTCGCAGTCAAGGTCGGCGGCAAATAAATCGCTGCCAAGAAGAGATCTCTCAGGCTGTCCACCCATACTCGACAGTGGTCCTGGGATGATAAAACGCGGTTGCGTCTCGATAGCATACAACGAGTCCTCAACACCCATATACACAAGAAAAGTATCGAACCGTGTCACATCGCGTTGAACGTCGCGAAAAAATCCGCTTCTTACCGCGAGATCAATGAGACCATCGCCATTGAAATCACCTTTGACCATTTCGGCACTGCCACGCAGTGATAGATCCGCAGTTGTGTCGAACAATACCGGGCCTCCGTAATAGCAGAAAACAGTATTCGGGCCATTTGCGCTGGCAAGCAAGTCCAGATGTCCATCCTTGTTGATATCCATACTCACAAGGGCCATTCCTAACCTATACTTCGGCATTTCCATCGTCGGATAACCAAACATATAGGCATACTTGAGGCATCCGACGCGTTGCGCCTTGAGCACGCCCGGAAAGGAAGCAAGAAGCAAGGTGATTAGGAGTACTTTGCTGTATTTTGATCTTCGTGTCATTTCGGCGTCCTTGGCTGTTAATTTCGGAACCTTCCGGCTCGGGAAGGATTGTGAGTCCTCCCCGGCCGGAACGCGTTATCATGAGAGTTCTGAGTACCACCGTGTTGACTGTAGAGCGCGTCAACTCAAGGGAGTAACACGTACTCCGCTACCGTTACTTCAATGTTAAAATTCGCGCGAAGCCTGTGTACTCGCCCGCCCGTAACGCACAGGAGTACACCCCGGACTGGAGTCCGGATAAGTCTACAGGAAGAACGAATAGCCCCTTGTCGCGGTAGCCATCGTATAGGGTGCGCAATTCACGGCCGTCAACGGTCAATAGAACGATTTTCAGATGCATCGCTTCGGGAAGCATCATGCTGACGGCTGTCGTCGGATTCGCGGGATTGGGATGTGTCGTCATCTGAATCAGCGTTCCCGGCAGAGCAACATCCGCGGTGTGGTCCCGCCGTTTTGGCATGATGCCCGATTTCCTGCAGCGGTGGTATGCCCGTCGCTCCGTGCGCGCAAGTCGCAGAGACGATGAGTCCAGCCCCGCCGCGTTCATGGCGATAATGGTCTCGTCGATGGCGGCGGAGTCGAGCTTGATGAAGCTATTGCACAAGCGGGCATGCAGACTGTTGCGGTATGCCGCAGTGTTGCCATAGGAACGCGCGAGCATATCGTAATGCATATCCGCGGAGTCCGGGTATCCGGCGAAGGTAAAGTACACCGCCTGCAACGCCACGAGATCGCCTGCGAACGGTGCGGAAATGTTCGTCTGTTGTCTGCGTACGTATTGGAGCAAACGGTTGCGGCTGGCCTGCGTACTGTCCGGGAATTCGCGCAGATGGAACAGTTCCATCTTCATCAATTCCCGCAGCAGTGTTGCGCGAGCGGCGCTTGTGGTGGTGTTCATTATCGCGGAATCAAGCAACGAGTACACTTCCGTCATGCGCCCCGCGCGCGCGTAGTCGGCGAGCGTCGCGCGTGTGGGAGCACCAGTGAGCATGGGCGCGCTACGCTTCTGCAGGATGTTGCATTCCCACTCCGTCGCCTGCGCGACGGCGGAGGTTGCGAGATACGGATTCCAGTCGATGGACCCCTGATTCACCTCCGGGAACATGCCAGGATCGGGATTGCCCGTCAGCCAATAGTTGTTCACCGCCTGGGCGATGGAGCTGCCGTGAGTGCGTACGCGCGGAACGGCGGAGGACGTGTGTCCGATGTCGTTGCCGCAGCCATGCTGCGGCGATATTTGAAGCAGTCGCGATCCTTGCGTGAGATCGATCTGTATATCGCCATTTTGCGAAATAAGATTGAGGCCATCACCATACTTGCCGAGACTGATGTCGCTGTTGTCCGCGAACACCCCTTCGAAGGCATTTCCGTACAATACGGACTGCTGCATTTCCACAACGGTTCCGTCAAGATGCGCTCCGAGTCCGCGCAAATTACCGCTTGCCTCCAGTCCGATGATGTCGATCTCGCTGCTGACCGTGGTGACGCCCGTCCACCAGTCGTCGCCCGTCGTGCTGCAGCGAATATCGACATACGATGTTCCTGCGCCGGGCTGCAGAAAAATTCCGTCGCCCTTTTTGTCGGCTTTGTTCTGTCGCAAAATATTGCAGTTGGAAATGCGGTTTTGCGAATGCGCCGCCTCGTAAAAGTGCACCCCGGACCCCTGATACACCGGGTCGCAGTACACTTTTTCTATATCCACGTAGCTCAAATCGCACAGCGCATTATCGCCGACGACGAGTATGCCTTCCCATTCGTCGGTGGCGTTCAGACCCGTGACAAGCACGAACTGCATGCGTAGCAGCGACTGCGTGTTAAACTCCATACGATCACGGAATTTGAGAACGCAACGGTCGACTTCATCTTCTCCAACAACAATGAACGATGCATTATCCGTTACATTGATGTGTGGCAGCGCGTTCAAAGTGATTGCGCCCCGTGCATCAAACACCCCGCTGCCTGCTACGAGTATGTCGTCGAGCAACTGATCAAATGAAAATGCGCAGCCCGAGCCGCGGAGCCTGAGCGCACCCTGAACGAGAATGGAGTGACTGACACCGGTTTGCAGATAGTTGAATCCGAAGGTGCCGCAGCCTTCCAGCGTAACGTCCGATCCGGAGGCAATGACCAGGTCGCCGGCAACATGGATATTGGGGGTGATTATCGTCCCGCTGCCGCGCAGTCCATCCGAACTTTCCATCAGCAGCTCACCCGTTCCCTCAAAGACAATCGTCCCGCCGTCGAGTACGAGAGCCCCTTCGTCGCGCAGGTACAGTTTCGCTCCGTTCTCGACGTACACATGCGCTCCCGCACCAATGGTCAGTGTCGAGTACACGTGAAAGCCCGCGCCAGCCCGGATGTGCATGACGTTATCAACCGTCAAATCCTCGGTGAGGAGGTTCGACGCCGCGCGAAGGAGACAAAATTCCCCGGCCGGCAAGCGCGAGGTCTTGACCCCATTGGGTGGAATCACCTCGATCTCGTGACTTTCGACATCCATGAAGAATAGCGATGTGTCACTCTCGAAGGTCAGCTCGATGATTCGGTCACCCTTCGAGTTCTCCATCGTACGTTTATTGACGACAAATACGAACTCTTCATTTGATGCATCATGGAAATTCGCGAGCTGTACATACACCGTTGTATCTGGAACTCCAGCTTCAGGTCTTGCGCTTACCGCTGCACATTTCGCATTTCGATTGTGCTGGAGGATGATTTGCTCATCGAGATCGAAATATCCTCCCTCCCAAGTGTCCTCCCAGGTAAGATTCAGGAAATGATCACCCAAGACGCCTCTGAGCCGTGGGACGATGCTTA
Proteins encoded in this region:
- a CDS encoding T9SS type A sorting domain-containing protein, which encodes MTRRSKYSKVLLITLLLASFPGVLKAQRVGCLKYAYMFGYPTMEMPKYRLGMALVSMDINKDGHLDLLASANGPNTVFCYYGGPVLFDTTADLSLRGSAEMVKGDFNGDGLIDLAVRSGFFRDVQRDVTRFDTFLVYMGVEDSLYAIETQPRFIIPGPLSSMGGQPERSLLGSDLFAADLDCDGRDELIMASSLWYDTLRAQATGAIFVWHYPRGDDTDTISYIYLSDHWWSSYNSIGVGDINGDGCADIQLAVKEKLGLNQSLPPKIRVAFGQPGKYPDPSRANQIFENDVMGYSRDTYINRLGTFFTTLLDVNNDGMADMLWVPCTDSLLIMYGTPEGLSGKVDRIITNHDKSRWTGFGRKHFKIGDYNGDGLDDYVLNLSTEGGYSAMIVYGGNRSGLTDQPLAVCVVGVASSARFYVRLGDITGDGAEEHAVSEPEPAIGPAYPWWKEEGMVGVIRGAAYINTNIDAESEALDPRPAPFSLEVYPSPSSGDITLLLKDEAPGEYQLKMYALDGKVILTRNYQLVNSGNVIVLQAGDYASDYSPGVHFIELRSAAGSVTRKVVLMKK